In Miscanthus floridulus cultivar M001 chromosome 8, ASM1932011v1, whole genome shotgun sequence, the sequence CTTATGAATTTTTTCCTACACCCAATCCAAGAATAACCAAAGTTCCTGTTATCCTCACCTAaattagataatgaactaatgtctatgtagtttatatatatatatatatatatatatatatatatatatatatatatatatatatatatatatatatatatatatatatatatatatatatatatgtttcatTTAGTGTTCAGCATTGCAAAATTTTAATTTCTACTGTTCTGTACCTCGTCTATATTGTATTGCTGGACTTTGTGTAAATATCAATCCGTTATTCGTAATGGTGTTGTAAAGCATGTCAACATTGTGTATTCCTTTTAATAGGCCAATTTCACATATTTTCAGTCTTCCAGATAAATGCTATTATTAAATAGCTCATTGAATAACTAAGAAAGAAGCCTAAAAGATAACAGATATTAATAGCAACGGTAGTTATTTAAGAAAATTGTCATACTACTATCATCTTGagctaaaattaatgaaaatataaAGCTACTTCTATTCATGAACTTCTAGCACTTGAATCTCTACTAATGTAGGTTGATATAAATTCTCAGAGTCTGAACACTGAACACCCTGTTGATCATGTACTATGCAATTCAGCTTCTGTAGCTAATCTAAATAATTATTCTTATAATATTTCTAACTTTTTATTGTGTCTTTCACAGTAAGAAAACATTTAATATTTCTATCTTCTACGCAATTGGCTTCACAGTGCGGGCAAGCGCACACGGCCGAGCGGCAACGCCGCGCGTTTTTTCTAGTAAAGCTTTGTTTTCTAACTCACACGTGTCATCTTCCTTTATTTTAGTGGAGCCGTTATCAGTTGCATGCAGTAAAGGCAGGAGAAGCGGCCCAATAGAATTAGAGATCAATTATGCATGCACGTACTAACATCGTTGGATTGGAGGGTAAGAATATCTAGATGTCTCAATGACATATGAGGTAATGGTTTGTATTTAAAATGTTTCCAAATACCAGATCATTGGCGGGCTTTATGTGCTTGCAAGTTGGTACAACCATTTGTGGAAGTCTTTGATATGACTTTTGTGGCATTCTCCACCGATCAttctaagggcgcgtttagttggcaaaattttttggttttggctactctagcactttcgtttgtatttggcaattagtgtctaattatggactaattaggttcgaaagtttcgtctcgcgatttctcacccaactatgtaattagttttgtttttcgtctatatttaatactccatacatgtgccgtaagattcgatgtgacactttgggttgaaaatttttggaatctaacAGGGCCTAAATGATTGCATTCTAGTACGAGGCTTCTCACGAGTGTGTGCGGCTTCGCATACTGAGGTCGTACAATAATAAAATCACTAACCATTTTCTCCATTCATTTGTGTCATTGTCTCTGCTACATTTAGGGGATGTTTGGAACAGAGACCTAATAATTAGCCCATGTTTTTGGATACCAATTAGAAAgcctaaatatgagctaattctAAGATACTAAGAGCTAATGAGGGCTCATTTGTACTTAGAGTCCATTGGCCTTTATTAACCCATAATTACCTCATGTTTTCACAAGGTTGTCTAAATTGTAGCCCTGCGATCAAAACAGGCCCTTTGTTTGCAATGTCTCCTTTCAACTTTCTACTGTCAATGATCTCTCATTCGATGGTCACCATGGTGCGGTGCCACTGtcctaaagaaaaaaaaaatgttcGCGTGCCCTACAGTGCACGACATCGCAGCACACATCTCACACGCTTCCGCACGCGGATAACGCCGGCCGTGCCCGCGCGCGCCCACATGGCCCGCATGAACGGAGAAcgacgcgcgcgccgccgcccgtGCGCTCCGATCGCCAACCGTCGTCGATAGGCCAAGCGTTCCCTGCGCGGACCATGGCCACACGCGGACCGCGCGGAGCCCCGCACCACACGGCGCCCCCGCCACGTCGCGCCGCGCGGCCGGCGCCCCGTCGGCGTCGCTCGTTAAACCAAAAAGGCGCCATTCGCCCGGCGGCAGCGACGGACGCCGATGCGCCCGCGCCGCGACACGCGCCGAATTAACTCCGCCGTTGAACGCTCGGCGCTCGCGCAGTCACCGCCGAACGCCGAGAGCGAGGAGTAGGCATGTGCGTGCTTGCGTGCCGCCAGATATAGCCTTGCCCGCGCGCGCACGGCGGCCGGACGGCCCGTATGGCGTTCGCTTGGGAtttgcaggcaggcaggcagctagCGTCTTGACGTGCAAGCAAACTGGGTTCGCACAGCTGTGCGATGCGCCTCCGAGAGGCGACGGCGCTGTCCACGTCTCGCTACCGTATGGCCCATGGCGTCGCGCGTAGGCGTAGCTGGGTGCTGGCGCTCACTATAAATATGAGCTTCCATCGCCAAGCACTGCTCACAACACATCGTGCAATTGACAAGACGTATACATACACAACAACACTGGAGCGAGTAGAGATACTACCGACTTGTTGTGTGTGTTTGTCATCTCGTCGATCATGGCGAAGGCGCAGGTGGCGGCGGCGAGGTTCATGACGGAggtggcgccgccgccggtggtgTCGGTCATGCGGCGGAGGAAGGTGCCGTGGTGCCTGGACACCATCGCCGAGGataccatcgccgagcagctggtGGCGTGCGGGTCACCTTCGGACTACGGCTTCGCGGCGGCGTGGTCGCTCAAGAGGATGCCGACGCCGCCGCAGCCGCGGGAGCGCGCGGGCGGGTTCATGACGAGGTATCTCGGCAAGTACTTCTCCGACGCCCACGGCTGCCATGCCAGCCACCGGCGAGCCGTGCATGCGCAGGAGTTGCACAAGGTCGGAGCTTGAAGAGACAAGAGGGATCGAACATCTAGCTAGCAGTGAGCCAGTGAGCTAGCTTGTTTGGGAGAAGTATCATTTTAATTTGTACCACTTCCACACGTGCGCTCATGCACGATAATTTAGCAAAGTGCTAGCACCTCAAAGATTCTCTATGCACCTCCTTCCGGATGTTGAAGCTGTCCTTAAAGGTGGTCATAGGAGTAGAATAATGCACGCACATATTGATATGGTTGGGTGTGCATCCGTGCATGTAAGAATTTTATGTTTGTATTGTGTTTAAAAATAAACTTTAGGTAAATTAAAAGTAAATACAACTTTAGAATTTTATGGGTGCCATCTGGCAAAGCAGGTCAGTAAGCTATGAAGAAAATTGTTTGGAAAGATACAATAATCTGCTTGTTAGACCATGTTTGGTCGTTTGGAGGGGCTTCGTCCGGCGTCGGCTGTAGCGGTATCGTGGAGGAGCCGGCAGAGCCCAAAATGCTGGCTTTGGCGTCTCCTGTTATATGCTATTGATGAGGAGCCAAAGCTCATACAGTGCAGCAACAGCCGAGCAAGGGAGCCGGAGCCTCCGTGAACCCAACCAAACGAGCTCATAATTCGAATAAGCTGAAACCATTTCTGAACGTGTTTGATTTACTCCCCCACAGTCCCATCCCTGCTAATGGGTCCATCAATCTTGTTAGCGGTGGTGCATGCGCACAAACAACAGATTTGTTGACTTGTGGCATGGCTTCGTGTGTTAGGGAAAGAAGTCCAGTGGGGACGGCTCCTCTAGAGCAATCATGCATGGAAACTCATAGTGGGTTGCGACACGTATCCATATGCATGCATCCAATGTATGGAATTATTGCTTGAATTTAGAAGGAATagttagaaaagaaaaaaagctaCAACTCTTGCATACACATGGACACGTATGGCAAACCCACGATGGATACCAAGCATTGGTTACTGATCGAACGGAACGTCCCTGACGATTTTTTCCCCATCTTGCATGCTCGGGGACTATAATGGAAAAATTCTTTGAGTGAAAGCCTGGTGTAAATCATTGCCTATGCAGCATCGCTCAGGACACGTGGATGGCATTCGAGAGGTATTCGAGAAAATATGGGGAGGCCCAATGGACCAAGGGTTGCAGCGCTGCATAAGGACTAGCACAACATCAGGACACGTGGATGGCATTCGAGAGGTATTGCACCTGCATTAGTATAGGAGACTATAATTGGTGGACTAGTCGATATAGCGTTGAGCCTTCTGGGTCAATTATATAGTTGTTGATACGTCGCGGATTCTGTGGTCGTTGGAGTAGAAGCCAACAAGATTGCTCAAGTAAGGCGATAGCCCTTTGTGTTGTTGTCGAGGTATCCAAACATAAGAGCAAGTAGTCGTGATTAACGATGTTGTGCGTACAATAGCCATGGGTCAATAGAGTTTTCGATGTCATCAAAGTAGATGTAGCCACTAGCCACACATGAAGCCGTGGGTGCATGAGGAGGTGCCATAAGGATGGTGGCACATATGAGAAGACACCGTAGATGAATATGATGGCACATCAAGGCATTCGTCGAGGGAGAAGGTCAATGTCGATGATGATGTAGTCGATCTGTCATGGACAAAGTGTGCATCGGGGTTGCCAGCCTCGAGAATGCATCGAGGACGAAGGCACATACTAGTGATGCAAATACTAGACGTACTAGGTAGAGCGCCCCAACTATTTATCAGTGTATAAAGGATCAACAGAGAGGGCCTCGATGCCAATTCAAATGCATAGAATGGTAGGGGTAGTAGGTGTTGATGCAGCCCGCGGTTGTCAAAGTAGAGTAAGTAGGATAGGAAGAGACATCGACGCTGATGATGAGGCTGTGCTAGATGAAGCGAGGAGGAACGAAGGTCCAGATGATCTAGAGCAAGGCCAATGAGCCACAAAGACCATGTGTGTCGGGCGCGATCGAGGCAGAGAACATAGTCGGCGTGGACCGGTGGTGAAGATGCAAACATCGAAGAATACGATGGGAGACTATGCTACGACGTAGCAAAGCAATGTAGCCGCTCCATTGCTCAAAGAGGAGACGAGCAATAGTTGAGGACAAACTTTATAGGATGCTATGAAGGCGCACACAAACGGTTGCCCAGACCAATCGCCCAGTGACGTGAAGTAGGTTGTGCGCTCTCAGTGGATCAAACTGAGATTGCATGTGAGGTCAGAGATGACGATGGTGATGTCAAGGGTGGACTTGGTGCTGCACTGACTTGTATTGCCAAAACCTAGGCTGAGCGCTCGCACTAAAGAGATGAGACCAATAGTGGAGCCACGAGTGAGATGAGACATGAGGGCAACGCCGAGGGTGACCTATGGCGGCAATATTGGTAGAGGTGCCTTGAttggtggaggcgatgatgagcAGGTGGTTCGAGACGTGCAGACAAAGAGCCTAGAGGCGTAGAGGCGGCACATGCTGGCATCTCGTAGAATGATGCTAGGTAGCAGTAGGTAAGAAAAAACGATTGGCATTGATAATTACATTGTAACATTGTGAAATATGAGCGAATCAACAGGCACCTCTAGAGCTAAGGGATTATTCTATCCGTCCTTTTTACTTCCCAAGACCCATGTGTGTCTCCTTGTCTCGTCTATGAGTTAGTAGAACCGCACGTGTTTGTGAGTCCAACGATGCTATAAAATACTAAAGTCTGATTCCAATACATATTAGAATAAATGACACGACTTTTATATAAATCTTCGAGCCACAACCCACAAGTCGTTCACGTAACAATGAAATAAGGTGTATGTCTGGTTATAACAACATATGGATATGTTTGCTAGCTAGTATAATCCAAGTATCAAGTTGTGATATGTGATGTTAGTTGTTGGAAGATGagacatatatgcattcatatatACTGAAATACATCAACATGCATTATTCACAAAAATGAAATCGATTCTATGTGTCACAGTAGTAGCTGCAATGCTAGATTAATTTCGGTGCACTAGTACACCGGTGATATCTCTTGGCGCCACCCTTTTTTCACTGGCGGTTGGGAAAGAGGTGGCGCTAGTAGAGAGAAATGTGTGGGCTAGCCTCAAGGACCGCCTGTGTAAAAGCCTTTACACTGGCGATTCGTATAAGAAAACCGCCAGTGTTAATGGCCTATTTACACTAGTGGTTTGCATTAGCCAACCGCCAGTGTAAAGCCCATTTACACTGGCGGCTTGCTTACATAAACAACACTGGCGGTTGAACTATGTGAACCGCCTGTGATTCTCATTTTCAGTGGCGTTTTTTATGTGAACTGCCACTAATACATCTACTATAAATACTCCTTCCTCCCCCAACAACACTATTCAGCCGAGTCACCTTCCATTGGTGGCGAACTTGGAGGTCCAAAAATCACAAAATACAAGGGGGGAGGTTTTGCTCTTCATTTCTTCAGAGGAGGTGGCATAAGAAGGTTAGTTAATGCCTCTCATAGCTCTTTTTGCATTAGTGCTTCTCACTTTAAGCTTAAACTAGAtctagctagagagagagagagagtttcatgCTTGTGTTTTGAGAGAGGTTTTGCTCTTCATTTCTTTGGAGGAGGTGGCTTAA encodes:
- the LOC136471158 gene encoding uncharacterized protein gives rise to the protein MAKAQVAAARFMTEVAPPPVVSVMRRRKVPWCLDTIAEDTIAEQLVACGSPSDYGFAAAWSLKRMPTPPQPRERAGGFMTRYLGKYFSDAHGCHASHRRAVHAQELHKVGA